In Tribolium castaneum strain GA2 chromosome 8, icTriCast1.1, whole genome shotgun sequence, the genomic window tattttcaaaaaaaatttagggaAGAATTTATAAATGAATCTAGAGATAAATTTATAAGATTCTATAAAGAAGAGTCCAGATTTCACATCTAGAAATGACTTTTGAAtagaatttaggaaaaatctATAGAAGAACACGGAAATAATGCTAAAATATAgtctacaaattattttcaaaaaaaatttagggaAGAATTTATAAATGAATCTAGAGATAAATTTATAAGATTCTATAAAGAAGAGTTCAGATTTCACATCTAGAAATGACTTTTGAATAGAATTTAGGAAAATTCTATAGAAGAACACGGAAATAATGCTAAAATATAgtctacaaattattttcaaaaaaaatttagggaAGAATTTATAAATGAATCTAGAGATAAATTTATAAGATTCTATAAAGAAGAGTCCAGATTTCACATCTAGAAATGACTTTTGAAtagaatttaggaaaaatctATAGAAGAACACGGAAATAATGCTAAAATATAgtctacaaattattttcaaaaaaaatttagggaAGAATTTATAAATGAATCTAGAGATAAATATATGAAATTCTATAAAGAAGAGTCTGGATTTTAAATCTAGAACTGACTTTTGAAtagaatttaggaaaaatctATAGAAGAACACGGAAATAATGCTAAAATATAgtctacaaattattttcaaaaaaaatttagggaAGAATTTATAAATGAATCTAGAGATAAATATATGAAATTCTATAAAGAAGAGTCTGGATTTTAAATCTAGAACTGACTTTTGAAtagaatttaggaaaaatctATAGAAGAACACGGAAATAATGCTAAAATATAgtctacaaattattttcaaaaaaaatttagggaAGAATTTATAAATGAATCTAGAGATAAATATATGAAATTCTATAAAGAAGAGTCTGGATTTTACATCTAGAActgacttttaattttaagaataATCTATAGAAGAACACGGAAATAATACTAAAATATAgtctacaaattattttcaaagaaacatttagggaagaatttataaataaatctagaggtaaatttataaaattctatTAAGAAGAGTCCAGATTTCACATCTAGAACTGACTTTTgaatagaatttaaaaaaatctgtagaAGAACACGAAAAtaatcctaaaaaatagtctacaaattattttcaaagaaaaatttacagaagaatttataaatgaatctagagataaatttataaaattctatAAAAGAGTCCAGATTTCACatctaaaaataacttttgaaaagaattttaggaaaaatatAGAAGAACACGGAAATAATGCTAAAATTTAgtctacaaattattttcaaaaaaaaaaatttagggaAGAATTTACTCGTACAAATGAATCTagagataaatttataaaattcccTAAAGAAGAGTCCAGATTTCACATCTAGAAACGGCTTTAGAAAGGAATCTTaagaaaaaatctataaaaaatcacagaaataATGCTAGAAAATAATCTGTAAAAATCAAGTGTCACAGTTGATCTTTTGTTCTTTCTCGTCGAAATCCGTCCCTGTCCCGCGCTCGAAACCGTATTTATATCGGCACAAAATCTGAGAAGTTTTCTCCGACACTTAACCCAACTTATCCATTACCGCTGATGTAAAAACATGTCGCATTACCATTTCGAGCGAACGGCGggaataaaaatcataaatccTCTAGTTTAACCACCGTCGACTCTTATTTTCCTAATTAGAATTTCTTTTCATTACCGTCCGGACATTTATTAGAAGCTTACGGTCGCATAATTAATATGCGACTTTTGTTACGACGAATTTTCTTTTGCAGAACGCACACGCTCGACGAACGCCTACTTATCTGCAGCGACGTCGTCCAAGTCCGACAAGTCCGCTTCCATCCGGGGAGTCCCCGGAACACGCACATCGTGGCCCTCACCTCCGACAACACACTTCGGTACAAAAAACCGTAAAAACCACACAAACCAATTGAATTTTTCAGGCTCTATAACATTGAGAACCGGAGTGCGGTAAGTGTGTCGAAGGTCACAATCGGGGAAACACCGATTGGGGTTTTCCCCGGAACGAAAACGTCGTTCTTGGCCGCGTTCGGCGAAGTCGGCGTTGATTTCGATTTCGGCCAACCGGAAATCACGAAATCACCGACCAATGACGAAACACAGGAGTTACAATGGCCGGTTTTTGTTTTAAGAGGGGATGGAAGTGTCTACAGTGTCACCGTCCCGCTCGAGCCAAAGTAagtgacttgacctgacctccCCACAATCAGTCAAGTCACCTTTTTAGGGCCAAATGGGCGGTTAAAGGCCCGCTTCCGCAAAACACCCCCGAGGGGAATCCCCGGATGGAAGCATGCGCTATCATTTGTTTGAACACCAATCCGGAAGTGGTCTGCATAGCCAACTCGAACGGTACAATCCTCCATTCGATTGTGCTACCACTAGACCACGAAACTAGAGAATTGCTTTGTTTTGAAAGTATTGAACTCGAGCTGGGACTTTCGACCACAACCGATGACAATAGCTACACTTGTCcgatttttttgcacaaagaTGAGTCGAAATCTGGGCGCTTTTGCGCCACACACTCGGCCGGTGTCCATTTGGTCACAGTTGGCTGTGTTAAAGACCTCCAAGAGTACGTAAATGGGCAAAATGGTGAGTGACCTTGAGCGGTATCCTTGCCCCTATCTAACGTAAAATTCGTAGAGGAGCAAGCGCTCGATGAAATTTTCAATTGCGAAAGCAAGGCCGAATATCTAGTTTGTACCAAAACTTCAAATTCGGAAAAAACGAACCCGGTTATAGGTTTTTCCCTGTATTACGAGCCCACTTCCTTGATTGCGATTTTAGCCGATGGGAATTTGGTCACGCTGGGGATTTTAACGGCCGAAGTGTTGCCCCAAATCGGGGATTTACCCCGTGAGGGTGTCAAGGACGAGGCGACTTctcctttaaaaaaaatgttgcgtGAGCCGGTCGATGTCGTTGTTGAAAGATTGTTGAAACGGAGCTCAAATCAGCCGATTTTGAAGCTGGGAGGTGACGGCAAACACAGCCAAAAGGACTGTCACGAGTTGCTTCAAAGAGCGTCCAAATTCTTCCGCGAGTCGTTCGAGAACCACACCCGCGCTCGGGAGGAAATCGAAAAAAGGGCCAAAGTGCTCCAAGTGATGATGGAGTTCCAGTTGAAGCAAATCCAGCGAATGAACAACGAGAAACACCAAGTTCAGGCGAAGGCTGAGAGTTTGGCCGAGAAGTACGAAGATATCAAGGACAAGCATGACGTGATTATGAAGAGGTGTGAGAAGATGCTGGTTTTGGTGAGTCAGAAGAAGGCCGAGCCGTCCGATGCCGAGAAGGAGTACTTGAAGGAGCTGGAGCAGTACATGGAGAAGATCGAGAAGTACAAGAAGTCAATCGAGAAGTTGAAGATGAAGATGAACTACCAGAAGATACAAATCGCGAATTGGAAGGCACAGGAGGAGAAGAAGGTGCCGGCTTTGAGCGAGACGCACTCACTCACGATTAAGGATAACTTGAAGAAAACGTAAGTGCTGGATTTTGTGGGGCGAACTTAATTTTTGGGGTTTCAGGAGCGAAAAAATCGCGGAAATGGTCAAGGAGATAAACGAGTACAAGGAGCGGCTCAATTTGaagtaattttgttttgtgtgggaattttttaattaaattttgctaatattttgtcgttttattcacatttttctaggttttatttaacttgttttGTTATCAAGTTTCAGAGTTATCCGAACGAACTGAAatcttgcatacttacgttacaataatattaaggttaaacaattattatcaatgtCTGGGCTCCTATCTGAAATACGAAGATGAAACAAACGCCAGTGGTTAAAACAACAAATCTACAGGGTGTTTGTGGAGCAAACTCAATTTTTGGGATTTCAGGAGTGGTCAAGCACAAGGAACGGCTCAATTTGAAGTAATCAtgttttgtatgaaatttttttaataaaattttgcgaataTTTCCTGgtttattcacatttttttgttttatttaacttgttttGTAGTCAAATTTCAGAGTTATCCGaacgaactgaaattttgcatacctACGTAATTTTCGCAACATTTCAATAATATTAAGGTTAAACTATTATTATGAATATCTCGGCTCCTAACTGAAATACGAAGAAACAAACGCCACTAGTTAGAGGAAAAAAATCTACTGGGTGTTTGTGGAGCAAACTCGATTTTTGGAGTTTCCGGAGTGCTCAAGTACAAGAAACGACTCAATTTGAAGTAATCATGTTTTGTATGAAAAttgtctaataaaattttgcaattatttcgtggttttattcacttttttgaagttttatttaacttgttttGTTGTCAAATTTCAGAGTTATCCGaacgaactgaaattttgcatacctACGTAATTTTCGCAACATTTCAATAATATTAAGGTTAAACTATTATTATGAATATCTCGGCTCCTAACTGAAATACGAAGATGAAACAAACGCCACTAGTTAGTGGAAAAAAATCTACTGGGTGTTTGTGGAGCAAACTCGATTTTTGGAGTTTCAGGTGTGGTCAAGTACAAGGAAAGGCTCAATTTGAAGTAATCATGTTTTGtatgaaaattttctaataaaattttgcaattatttcgtggttttattcactttttttgaagttttatttaacttgttttGTTGTCAAATTTCAGAGTTATCCGAACGaagtgaaattttgcatacctACGTAATTTTCGCAACATTACAATAATATTAAGgttaaacaattattattaatatctcgGCTCCTAACTGAAATACGAAGATGAAACAAACGCCACTAGTTAGAGGAAAAAAATCTACTGGGTGTTTGTGGAGCAAACTCGATTTTTGGAGTTTCCGGAGTGGTCAAGTACAAGGAAAGGCTCAATTTGAAGTAATCATGTTTTGtatgaaaattttctaataaaattttgcaattatttcgtggttttattcactttttttgaagttttatttaacttgttttGTTGTCAAATTTCAGAGTTATCCGAACGaagtgaaattttgcatacctacgtaatttttgcaacattaCCCTAATATTAAGGTTAAACTATTATTATGAATATCTCGGCTCCTAACTGAAATACAAAGACACCATTGGTtagagcaaaaaaaaatttacagggTGTTTGTGGAGCAAACtcgatttttagagtttcAGGAGTGATCAAGAAGGTACACGTACAAGGAACGGCTCAATTTGAACTAGTCATGTTTTGGTTGGGAATTTTTTAGGGaaattttgtggttttatcacagtttttttaagttttatttaacttgttttGTTGTCAAATTTCAGAGTTATCCggatgaattgaaattttgcatacctacgtaatttttgcaacattaCAATAACTAACTGAAATACGAATATGAAATCAACACCAAAAAAATCTACTGGGTGTTGTAAGAGTTAAACGACTCCCACAGTGACAAAGATAAATGTTTTAATCTCCGAGATGAAATttattgactaaaattaaacgaaaactACAAAATGTACTACAGAACGAAAGAGACTTAGTTTTTTGAGTATAGCGATAATTTTTGGACAGCATCGTTTCTTTCAGTGAGaatagaataataaaaaaaatatttatttcagtgaaaaaaaattctcctgagaaaatagaataaagaaattaatagcaaacgctcatttttgtataattattaatttttaagatcctgtaaaaatatacttttagtaaactctccctgtatttttttgagtcttttagtaaaatttgGTGGAAAAGTGGATTTCTCTGGTTCAGAAATGACTTTGGTTGAACATGCGGAAGTAGGCTatgaagaaataaataaagaatatatggatgaataaaatattgttttattcttgtgTTTACATTACCTTTCCTTTTTCccattttaaatacttttcgacttgcaaaaaactgaattttttgttcgaaaaaaattatttgacaagaaattgggtgaaataacgtaatttagGCGTAATTTGGTGACTTCTAAGTTCGTctgacaaaatttcataaacgcgtttttgagtaaattggTGGTTTTATTCAgtgttttaacttttatttaacttgctgtTTTCTCAATTTTGAGAGCTATCCGAATatgctgaaattttgcatacacaCGTAATTTCCGCGACATAGCGGAAATTTGACATTAAACAATTAACCTTTGTTGAAGCAATTATCAATAACTCGGCGCCCGACTGAAATACACCGATTGGTTAGAGcagaaaaaatttcataagcaattaaaatttgttttaaacagTAGTAAttaatacagtaaaaataaactaatagcAGACTCttcctgtattttttatttgagtcTTTTGGCAAAATCTGGCGAAGAAAGTTAGTTTCTGGATTAGGTTGAATTCTTGAAAGTAGataataacaaattatttgtttctactttgatatgttttttatttttttgtgttacctGCCCTTTTTAAATGCTTTTCGACttgtttcatcaaaattttccaaaaaaggtTTAAATCACTCAAAACTGGGTGAAATAACACTATTTTACGCTTAGTTTAGTGATTTTTGATATTGTTAAGACAACATTTTATAAATGCATTTTAGTGAATATTTGGTGGTTTAATTGGTAGTTTTGGGACtaaatttggtatttttttcattaaagctGCTTAAAGATTTTATGTAACTTGctgtttgtttaatattttgcaaaaggTCCAGTTATCCGAACTacctgaaattttgcacacatACGTAATCTTCGAGACGTTACAGTAATACAtggtttaaataataatttataagcaATTTACTATTAAAAGACAccgataatttttatttaagtcttttggcataattttgtgaaaataggTAGTTATCATAGGTGATAACGTATTTGTCTGTactttgttatatttttcgtTTATGTTATCTGtactttttaaatacttttcaaCGTGTAACGTGGTTTTTGCGCTCGTTTCGACAAAATTTAGCATAAATACGAATGAAACAAgacgacaaaataaaaaattgttttattacgtatttattgttacattcctaataagttttaaaatattgatttcgGCCCTCTGGCGGCCCCCTTGTCAACTCTCCCGTTCCGAGCATCGTCTCGAGATCGCGCCACTTGTCTCGTTTCAAATCAGTGCTCCATCAAAGGCCCGAAAAAGTATTTGCTGATTTTATTCTCATCTTCCGTAATTAAAAACTCGCGTCCATGTTTGACAAACTCCTTCATCGTCACCACTCCGTCGCCATCTTCGTCCATGCTGCGAAAAGCCAAAATGGCATCCTCCTCCTGAAGACCCAAacattggaaaaataatttaaactcGTCTTCGGAGATCTCGCCCGACTGGTCTTTATCAAGGGCGCGGAAGAGATAGGGCAGGAAGGAGTGCGCCCTCCGCACCAGGTGCTTATCGTTGATCACGTGGTGCATGTCCTCGAGGAACTGCTCGACGGTGACGAGGTTGTAGGGGTTGATGGGCCCCCAGCGCTTCTCCCACAAGTCCTGCAAATTGGGTTATCGCGAGTTgcatacttatttttttctacaaacttTAAGCAAATTGCGGAACTCGTGAGTGTGTTTCTCGCTCAAGTGGCCCAGTTCGATGAATCTTTCAGCGAGTAGTTTGAAATCGTCGTAGGAGATGACGCCGTCTTTGTTCACGTCGAGGATTCCGTGGAAAGTGCGGATTTTGCGGCGCCAGAATTGTGTTTCTCCCTGTGATATAaagttaatataatttttttgcgggttgggaaaaaaattactcggTGTCCTGGCGGTTCTAAATCGCTGTCGGATTCCGATGAGCTGTAtatgtttttacttttgattttttgggcATGGTCCACCCCTGCGGGCGCTTGGAGGTTCGAGTGGAGGCGGATGGTGGCGGCTAAGGGGGTGGCACATCGGCAAATATTAGCCTACAAAAGAATAAAGGAATAAACACAATCTATACGCTTTCGGGCTAAAATCTTCGGaaattagtttatttgaagaaaatcgtttattttttgtaaaataaggCAATTCTAGCCATTTCACAACTGTGTagtgcttttttgttttaagagGAATTATTAAAgaggttattatttttttaataaatcgttGGAAATGAAGGGTTTCAACAAAACTGGTGCGTataagttgtaattttttggtcaaaataagtatttttcaAAGCAACTTGACGTCTTTTGAACTGATGAAATGTTGGAAATCAACTTATTTTAACtccatttgtaaaaaaaattataaaccgacaatcatttttatttttttatatattttttttcatttcttattttcattttttagcgAATCATctgatttttacaaaaagcaTAGATTCTGTAAAAGGTACTGGAttgcgaaaaaataattaaccaaCAATGGCTCTTAGGACgttcatgaatttttttttgaaaatattttgacatTGGCTTGTGTCTagaccaattattttttggagaTTCTTCccgaaaacaaagcttatccAAAGGGCTTTTGATCTCGAAAAAATGGTTGACAATAACTTCTTAAGGccttaatcaattttttttttttttaacatattttgtCATAGGCTCTTTTCtagacaaattattttttggcgaaTCGTCTGAAGGATTTTCctgattttttcgaaaaacgaATACTTTTCAAAGAGATTTCGACTGGGAAAAATAGTGAATTGACAGTGACTTCTAACAAtcctaataaattttttggttttctgaaaatattttgtcattGGCTTATTtcatatctttttttttttgaatcatACATCAACTTTTACTGATTTTTGCCGAAAACAAAGCTTAAGCCTTCGAAAGGGCTTTCCATTTCAAAGGAATAGTAAATGGAAAATAACTCCGTAAGGccttaatcaattttttttggtcttcttaaaatattttctcataGGCTTGTTTCTAGACGaattgttttttgacaaatcaTTCGtactttttttctgatttttgccAGAAATAATGATTGTCAAAAAGGCCCTATAATGTTTTCTTAAACCATTAATGAATTTTCTAGTTTTCCCAAAATATTTTGGCTTTGGCTCGTTTCtaaacgaattatttttcagCGAATTTCCCTGaattttgcagaaaacaaagTTTACTTAAAGGGCCTTCGATTgatcaaaaataatgaattgaCAATAGCTCTTAAAGGCCTTAATACATTTTTCGCTTTACTCAAAATAGTTTGTCATTGGCTCATTTtagacgaattttttttagcgaATCATCCGTCAAGTTTTACTGATTTTCCCcaaaaacaaagcttatcCAAAGGGCTTTCAATCTCAAAAAATTGGTGAATTGACATAACTTCTTAAGGCcttaatcttttttttgttggtctTTTT contains:
- the mbo gene encoding nuclear pore complex protein Nup88 produces the protein MDSTDYLGLSKIKILKNVREAVPEKLKKSINLLAVKYGVLFTWDFANNCVLTLNIKAARSNDGDNVTHQNLFPVLPVMFQPELLLVNDTGTLLLVAGPSGIIVMELPAMHLLYGADSRDVVFCRTHTLDERLLICSDVVQVRQVRFHPGSPRNTHIVALTSDNTLRLYNIENRSAVSVSKVTIGETPIGVFPGTKTSFLAAFGEVGVDFDFGQPEITKSPTNDETQELQWPVFVLRGDGSVYSVTVPLEPKAKWAVKGPLPQNTPEGNPRMEACAIICLNTNPEVVCIANSNGTILHSIVLPLDHETRELLCFESIELELGLSTTTDDNSYTCPIFLHKDESKSGRFCATHSAGVHLVTVGCVKDLQEYVNGQNEEQALDEIFNCESKAEYLVCTKTSNSEKTNPVIGFSLYYEPTSLIAILADGNLVTLGILTAEVLPQIGDLPREGVKDEATSPLKKMLREPVDVVVERLLKRSSNQPILKLGGDGKHSQKDCHELLQRASKFFRESFENHTRAREEIEKRAKVLQVMMEFQLKQIQRMNNEKHQVQAKAESLAEKYEDIKDKHDVIMKRCEKMLVLVSQKKAEPSDAEKEYLKELEQYMEKIEKYKKSIEKLKMKMNYQKIQIANWKAQEEKKVPALSETHSLTIKDNLKKTSEKIAEMVKEINEYKERLNLNFRVIRTN
- the CBP gene encoding sarcoplasmic calcium-binding protein — protein: MAFSVLRSVVKCTRSVCALKPPKNVANICRCATPLAATIRLHSNLQAPAGVDHAQKIKSKNIYSSSESDSDLEPPGHRGETQFWRRKIRTFHGILDVNKDGVISYDDFKLLAERFIELGHLSEKHTHEFRNLLKDLWEKRWGPINPYNLVTVEQFLEDMHHVINDKHLVRRAHSFLPYLFRALDKDQSGEISEDEFKLFFQCLGLQEEDAILAFRSMDEDGDGVVTMKEFVKHGREFLITEDENKISKYFFGPLMEH